A window of Schistocerca cancellata isolate TAMUIC-IGC-003103 chromosome 1, iqSchCanc2.1, whole genome shotgun sequence genomic DNA:
tctgttttctctcacctttatgtccacttcctgcaccagactttcattaacgaccgaacgacgcccactccgttgttcatcatgcacatttgtgcggccatctttaaatgctctcatccactttcttaaccccatcactcataatgttttctccgtaaactgcgcaGATctgacgatgaatatcgatcgcttttaggcctttaatactaagaaatcttataacagcccgtacttcacagtcggtgggactcacgattatcggaggcatcttaatcCCTCAGTACACACAGTAaaaaaggaagaatcagactgcgaTAGCGTCAGTCCGTAGATTAAGGTAGAGGCTTTCATgtcaaaatgaaattattgagatatcttagcacgtcttttttaatttcaaaacggtacttacgtaaaaaacacgccttgtaaaatcgtcataacttctgaacagtttgcgtcaggacgttcaaactgcacggttggctgggGGTGGTGATGGGCCTCAATATGCGCCCACTTTCATGTCCATggctttgtcaataagcaaaattgacgctCTTGGGAGACTGAGGTCGCGGTCGAGACGTCTCTTCAGCCTCAACCGGTaaatgtgcagtgtccagtcacggaataatcggtgcgatattccttgatggtacggtgactaccgagcggtacgtcaacgttttggaagatgatttcatccccaatatACAAAGTGATCCCGATTTCGAAAAGCCGTGGttcttgcaagacggagctcgaccacatcgaagcaggagagtgtttgatgtcctgaaggagcactttggggaccgtattttgaaatattttcaagaaTCGGCCCCAGTTggacaaattttctggtctttaccaggtttcggctaaattaatctagccttcttcagaagcgtaAAATTACTATGTTGCCAACGTAGTTGCCGATGCCAACCGATCGCGTGGTGAAGaaatgccggggctggacttcagttaagtagttttcattcgacatggtaccacagtACTATACGTTTTAATTCCAATGTTGACTGTGTCTTACtcaggcatgttatagtaattttatgcttctgaagaaggctatattaatttagccgaaacctagTAAAGACccgaaaatttgtgcaactgaggctgattcatcaaaatattagtctaCCACAGTTGCTgatggggctgcaatatgctaaaaattcttagacAGCATTTTGGTTctcgggtacccagaggccacgggCATGGGCTTCGAtttgccaccatattctccggatctcaacacaaccgactcctttttgtgggtcaATGTTAATGAcagggtgtacagcaatagccccaaaatcattgctgggctgaaaaccgctgttcaggaggtcatcgacagcatcgatgttctgacacctcagcgggtcatgcagaatttcgctattcatctgcgcaaCATAATAgaaaatgatggcaggcgtattgaACACGTCATAAccgaaatctgaatatctgtagtgacgtttccaCGTtgaataatgtgtatgtatgccgtactttgtaactaatttacattcctTTTGATACAGTTCAGTCATTATCTCCTTGCATAAGGTCTATACTTTAACCAAAAAACAGCCAAAAGCCCCATTTAAAAAGTTTGACTCTAGCCATTAACCGTTTCGGGTTTATTACAAATCTATCTTCAGATGACTTACAGATTTCCTCGTTTCCCTGATGCGGCCTCGCTTTGTGCTCGGTACTGGTTGCGTGCACTAAAAAGGAAGCCCTTGAGTATGAGGTCGCAAGTTGATTCTTTAGTAAGACTTTTTTTATGTGTTGTGTTATTAAATATGACAGGATAAATATTAGCTGCTTATGACTCAAAAGGCGTAGCAGGAGAATGACAGAAAATggatgtccgggaggtgcagagatcaaccttctacgagatgtatgtattacactacaGAAAATGGACCTCGTTCGCACTCAAGAaatttcaaaacaaaccattaacttgcgccatgaacaccgaatgaaacatggctcgccacagtgatcacaaagattcaCGCCAACAAAATCGAAGGCAAACGCCTTGGAAGTTACAAACCATGCATGactttcagctaggtatccactcttaaagaatgcaaatagaatcatattggtgtaacggggtgatgagaactgatggaatgtgatggcacgcaATCGAATACAAAACAACCAGCTGTGGAGGTTATCGTGAAACAGGTTATCCTTTAAAGGTAGTTCCAGATAGTGTGATAACGTGTTTTACATATACACGGAAAAAAACATTCAGCAGTACAATTTTcatacacagaccaggaatcaaacaGAAGCAAATTATTTTCACGAGCTATTGGTCAAAACCGGTGCTAATACCATAGTTGtacttctcttacgcccatttccgcacccttgcttgctgtgacgtaaatattccctactgaccttgcaagatcacgcacacgagaaagaatcgtaggggcagAGTACCTACAACTTCTCGCAACACAATAAACAACGTTCCAGCAAATTAACCATCCAGATTAGCAGTCAgattaattgtatacgaatgcattaAGACATTGATGTAAGTAGCTCTTGATACAATTCTATTGGTACTTCTGATTTCCAGGGTTTCTTTCatacgcatttcctcttcaaatcccgattggtcgaagttgaaaacaaattccttgttaaatgatgggataagtttgtttatctcatgtacaaattttcgggccgatttcgcagtttgctgtgcacCGCGAGATTAACGCTTTATATAGAATTTCGTTATATTAGATCTACCCTTTctatagcactgtttgaagttatgcaaaattccactgcttcccttgaaatcactttaATCTATGTCGCTCGCAGTTTGATGTGCACAACGTAGTAGGTCGCTATCATGGACATTCTTTAAATTGTATCGAACATTCTTGAAGCAGGCAAACgctagtttttgtaacaagtgcaccttgcCCTCCTTTGAATATCCATAGTTGTTCTCACGCACTACACGGTCATAGTGCCGCGTGTTTATTCGAAACCTGGTCACAattgttttttactatgctgcggatgattttCCGTGTACGTAATTATGTCTAGTACCAACTCCTTGGACAACGTCTTCACTCTACCACATTtcgctggagacgggatttgtggctccctgcctgaaaaggatgatgaactacatggctcgaaaaCTGTTTCAGTATTACTTTTACTTGTTAAGCATGTTCCTGAATCTTTGTACTACTCAAGTACGTTGTctacacagtcgagcgtatacgacaccacacattccactgactcatcttgcagaaacgctaacgtTTCATGTTTCACTTCTCTCTCACCCTGCGAAATTCATTGTGCTCCTTTTTGAGGAAATGCCATGTTCGGTAACTATTGTTGAAGATACAATGCAATGTTTGCATTGTTTATcgctgccattgctctgctttttaTCAACACCActtgcactgtagcactgttgtgagtttctCGTCGAGTAAGCAAATGAACCACGCTGCGTAGCCTCATACTGCACTCACCATTGGAGGCCACCTCCAGTTCCTCCTCGCCATTGGAGGCCACCTCCAGTTCCTCCTCACCATTGGAGGCCACCTCCAGTTCCTCCTCACCATTGGAGGCTACCTCCAGTTCCTCCTCACCATTGGAGGCCACCTTCAGTTGCTCCTCACCATTGGAGGCTACCTCCAGTTCCTCCTCACCATTGGAGGCTACCTCCAGTTCCTCCTCACCATTGGAGGCCACCTCCAGTTCCTCCTCGCCATTGGAGGCCACCTCCAGTTCCTCCTCACCATTGGAGGCTACCTCCAGTTCCTCCTCACCATTGGAGGCTACCTCCAGTTCCTCCTCACAATTGGAGGCTACCTCCAGTTCCTCCTCATCATTGGAGGCTACCTCCAGTTCCTCCTCACCATTGGAGGCTACCTCCAGTTCCTCCTCACCATTGGAGGCTACCTCCAGTTCCTCCTCACCATTGGAGGCCACCTCCAGTTCCTCCTCACCATTGGAGGCTACCTCCAGTTCCTCCTCACCATTGGAGGCCACTTCCAGTTCCTCCTCACCATTGGAGGCTACCTCCAGTTCCTCCTCACCATTGGAGGCTACCTCCAGTTCCTCCTCACCATTGGAGGCCACCTCCAGTTCCTCCTCACCATTGGAGGCTACCTCCAGTTCCTCCTCACCATTGGAGGCCACCTCCAGTTCCTCCTCACCATTGGAGGCTACCTCCAGTTCCTCCTCACCATTGGAGGCCACCTCCAGTTCCTCCTCACCATTGGAGGCCACCTCCAGTTCCTCCTCACCATTGGAGGCCACCTCCAGTTCCTCCTCACCATTGGAGGCtacctcctgttcctcctcaccaTTGGAGGccacctcctgttcctcctcaccaTTGGAGGCTACCTCCAGTTCCTCCTCACCATTGGAGGCCACCTCCAGTTCTTCCTCACCATTGGAGGCTACCTCCAGTTCCTCCTCCTGCTGCCATTCACAGCCAACACTGCGCTTGCACGTCTGACGGTGCACACCGCGTCGAATGCTGTAAATGTCGCCGGCGTCTGGCGATCTGTCACCCAAGGGGTTACCTGGAAGTTAAACAAAACAGTTTTTCTTTTACGGTTCAGAAAATTTATGAAAGCTTTTCGTTTTTACCTTCACAGGAACATTAATGAAAGGATTTTAAAGTCAATAAAACAAGAAACGCAGCGAAATCTTACTTGGTATACAGTTCTGTGCAACGGATTCACCAAGTATTTGTATTATACATTTTGCAGTTAACATGTTTTTGCACATGCTCTATGTGAGTGCTTTTTAATTCTCTGGAACTGCTTTAAAACATACCATTCTATTTCTATGGCAGCACACatactgtgatgttacaaaataaaagtgatgttgttattcaatggaaagttggaaattgagatttcgcttactgttttatcaatcacaattggcgtaagaatcatggattgaccattgtcataaaatattgcattatgagatgtgaatagtttttacttgcagtttcgcgtggcttgaggcagtcacaactagcgtgctattgattaagaaatttcgttatcgtctttctaattacttcatgatcgtagatacgatcatacccggtggtgaagttattgttatgacaaaacaatttcctaagggaccagaaagttcttaagggcgcaaaaacaactgtgacatcacacaaaagggaaattgaaTATTAgcgctgatgcaagaagacgataaaacagttttctttttatcaatgtaacacgcacattggactgctgatcttggtgtctgtaatcttagcaaaatgcataattaaaatgaaaataatactgaggagatgataggaatgagcactgctaaatgattcagtattcccagaacaaatatttattataactaaaacatatatcgtaccttaagcttagtactataatgacggtagatttttatgaccGTATCGTGTCCATTGagagctcttttatatagccattgtccttttgagtcacccgtgcgtcgtcacgataagttataacagttcttcttacacttcactcagacttagacggaacacgtttttatttatttagtaaaaaaattagatcagaccgccacaaatctgcgtccgtcttacttaagaaaaaaacagtacaagtctttggcgctcaaggcttcatttgttctccagcgaacaaaatagtgaaggatcgcatatctatctgtatttttctgtttatattgccgcccaaagacgacgaattattatacattaatcattatttataaacaagtatttgccttttggctgaaagtattaactactcgtatgtgctgttttaatgaagtcaaaaatagcgaatatcacattgcctcccatgacgagagagggaatgccgaaggattacctcaaTCCTCATGTCCTcctgagatattcgtgatttttggtgtgacatttacataatgttactggcgttgtgatattcgtgatttttggtgtgacatttacataatgttactggcgtacaaagtacataaattgaaattacatttataaacatatatcagataattatcatttttcaaaataaagtttttcactctttgttcatcagtcacttcattccataataccaagattaacatttatgtgcatatttaagtttggtccatatttgcttataacaataagtgaacgttcatttcacacttcaggggatagaatccAGAAATTAcgttctcttgagcttaacaactaatatatgagtacAGTAAGTGCTTATtctcactaaactagagtggacaatgttcgagcatctgttgactcattgtggttcaattacagtttaatagcgTAGCACTACaattcgtgatgctttcactttctgtgttagctgtctaccgCGTTCATAATGCAGTATAACTGTCCTTTCcattgtggtgccaggaattcaggtggcttcccgggtttttatttacaatatgaaacagaagaaaattattagtataacttacaacctattggatacatttgttaaggatcgggactggtctgaagttcagggtcttcctatagtgcacattcattttctttgtccatcaagagacaggattataattcattttagcagtgttcaggagtgccggtattaatggctttaaggtctgagtaatctaacaatctacttctcactcatcttaacttcaactcaagaaaattgcttaatttacgtatgaaaatgtagtcacacaagtatgcaaatgtctttcctccagtatgtacgattgaagtcatggcggttagcagtttaaagtttggattgtttcgtcacccacacgtcagccactcacagcggctgcccAGTGTTGCGcgagctccaatactcagtatccgttcgcgctcaggctgtaacagagctgccggTCGTCGATCGctcttttttttgtgaacttcgtatcacgcgagtgcatcgatacaaactcctcgcgcgcgttttccatcggaggagccggacactgaagctgcctccatacttccctgtcaactgcctcccatgaggctcacagctaagtgacgacgaatgttttagctgtcgctgcacttagaacaacactgaactttgcgttgcacctgttgtcgtagccttgacttctttttacacttgcagttcAGCACTACCACTAATAGACAGTGAACatctatttttattatgcacgtcgcactttagtgtgcatcttcacacagcattagtGCTCAGTTCCTTCGTCAATagcgttcatttacaaaacaatcaattttgcaggtttcctccattggtacagaaagacttatattctactatttacaaaagatcacttagagctaatatttacaattaatcgtcactccttttgttaagtccagtgaacaactgctttatgaatggactctttatatctcaaggtttacttttaCTAATGaatctaaaaatattctttcaaactttctttaagggctcatctcctcattatgaaaatacagattcCGCAACACTCg
This region includes:
- the LOC126145667 gene encoding probable inactive protein kinase DDB_G0270444, with the translated sequence MLTAKCIIQILGESVAQNCIPTSNGEEELEVASNGEEELEVASNGEEEQEVASNGEEEQEVASNGEEELEVASNGEEELEVASNGEEELEVASNGEEELEVASNGEEELEVASNGEEELEVASNGEEELEVASNGEEELEVASNGEEELEVASNGEEELEVASNGEEELEVASNGEEELEVASNGEEELEVASNGEEELEVASNGEEELEVASNDEEELEVASNCEEELEVASNGEEELEVASNGEEELEVASNGEEELEVASNGEEELEVASNGEEELEVASNGEEQLKVASNGEEELEVASNGEEELEVASNGCMPPTACPLHAAVGSAGGATGKK